One genomic window of Choristoneura fumiferana chromosome 14, NRCan_CFum_1, whole genome shotgun sequence includes the following:
- the Mccc2 gene encoding methylcrotonyl-CoA carboxylase subunit 2: MLRLFRGAQRLSGQCRRYSQATIIGSEPDRNDPTFQENKAKMDELVDELRQKTSDVIHGGSEDAVRRHTARGKLLVRDRISRLVDEGSDVLELSTLAATDLYKGQVPGAGIVTAVGKVHGQDCMIVANDSTVKGGTYFPMTIKKHLRAQAIAQECRLPCVYLVDSGGAHLPDQADVFPDREHFGRIFYNQANMSAEGIPQISVVMGSCTAGGAYIPSMSDESIIVKNQGTIFLAGPPLVKAATGEVVSAEELGGADLHCRQSGVTDHYAQNDEHALLLARNVVANLNCNSDRAVQIRAPQVDEPIYDIEDIHGIVNANLQRPYDVRELVARIVDGSRFHEFKELYGDTLVCGFASIYGHPVGVIGNNGVLLSESALKGAHFIQLCAARKIPLLFLQNINGFNVGREAEAGGIAKNGAKMVTAVSCFKGPKITVLVGGSFGAGNYGMCGRAYSPSFLYMWPNARISVMGGPQAATVLSLVSKGKAEREGKPWTDEDERKVRAPLEEKFEKEGRPYYSTARIWDDGILAPKDTRKVIGLSLSAALNAPFKESKFGIFRM; encoded by the coding sequence ATGTTGAGGTTATTCAGAGGAGCGCAGCGTTTAAGCGGGCAATGCCGCCGCTACAGCCAAGCGACAATTATAGGCAGCGAACCGGACAGAAATGACCCCACGTTCCAAGAAAATAAGGCCAAAATGGACGAGCTCGTCGACGAGCTGCGCCAAAAAACAAGTGACGTTATACACGGCGGGTCGGAGGACGCGGTGCGCCGGCACACGGCGCGCGGCAAGCTGCTCGTGCGCGACAGGATCAGCCGGCTCGTCGACGAGGGCAGCGACGTGCTCGAACTCAGCACGCTCGCCGCCACCGACCTGTACAAGGGTCAAGTGCCCGGCGCCGGCATCGTCACCGCCGTCGGCAAAGTTCACGGCCAGGACTGCATGATAGTCGCTAACGACTCCACAGTCAAAGGCGGCACTTATTTTCCAATGACAATCAAGAAACATTTGCGCGCGCAGGCGATTGCACAGGAATGCCGGCTTCCGTGCGTCTATCTTGTAGACTCCGGAGGTGCCCATTTACCAGACCAAGCCGATGTCTTTCCGGATAGGGAACACTTTGGAAGAATATTTTATAATCAGGCCAATATGTCCGCGGAGGGCATACCACAAATATCTGTCGTCATGGGCTCGTGTACCGCAGGTGGCGCCTATATTCCGAGTATGTCAGATGAAagtattattgttaaaaatcAAGGCACTATTTTCTTAGCTGGACCTCCTTTGGTTAAGGCAGCTACGGGTGAAGTGGTATCTGCGGAAGAGTTGGGTGGTGCAGACCTACATTGTCGACAGTCCGGTGTCACGGATCATTACGCACAGAATGACGAACATGCGCTGCTATTAGCTAGGAATGTTGTTGCTAATTTGAATTGCAATAGCGACCGCGCTGTCCAGATCCGAGCTCCACAAGTCGACGAGCCAATATACGACATCGAAGATATCCATGGAATTGTAAATGCCAATTTACAAAGGCCTTACGATGTTAGAGAACTAGTTGCGAGAATCGTCGACGGCAGCAGATTCCACGAGTTCaaagagctttacggtgataCTCTAGTGTGTGGATTCGCGTCGATTTACGGTCATCCAGTTGGCGTGATTGGGAACAATGGTGTGTTGTTATCAGAATCGGCTCTAAAAGGCGCTCACTTCATCCAGCTGTGTGCAGCGCGTAAGATACCTTTACTATTTTTACAGAATATCAATGGTTTCAATGTGGGTCGAGAGGCCGAAGCCGGTGGAATAGCTAAAAATGGAGCAAAGATGGTGACAGCGGTCAGCTGTTTCAAAGGTCCAAAGATCACTGTGCTAGTTGGTGGTAGTTTCGGCGCTGGAAATTACGGAATGTGCGGTCGAGCTTATTCTCCTAGCTTCCTCTATATGTGGCCTAATGCTAGGATTTCTGTAATGGGTGGGCCACAAGCTGCGACCGTGCTGTCGCTCGTGTCGAAGGGTAAAGCGGAAAGGGAAGGTAAACCATGGACGGATGAAGACGAAAGAAAGGTTAGGGCACCTCTAGAAGAAAAGTTCGAAAAAGAAGGTCGCCCTTACTACAGCACAGCGAGAATTTGGGACGACGGTATCCTAGCTCCAAAAGACACGAGAAAAGTCATAGGGCTTAGTTTATCCGCCGCTCTAAATGCACCGTTCAAAGAAAGTAAATTCGGCATATTTAGAATGTAA
- the LOC141434766 gene encoding uncharacterized protein translates to MDLNKFRKIENEAGYPCYIDEITGRQQNDHPQFTTIMESLEEYNGIKYSAYRIAFKVFALQKKLRVPALRISSGVFSRHQLSLSECSLSLDTAELEAVLGDVYFAAEKEGLFTGDVDLAVDLLINLLLNVFDKDRKEPIRVLATKTLLIVLSEESVADKWAALANCCADHNGCVSPRRLAALLAHLTALPQFLGDQCDQIQNDVDSCFAKSAGMLGVDARAVAEWGGGASCASARWLAAAQRVRASRNAATPSAACAACRQPLIQVLKFKCSKCSDTYFCENCYLYDKDLTTVSGHKSTHLVQEIVDGEAKPPECLSFIKTMRRFFFCTKTKKKKTSKQKNFSKRMVKDAEAPSKRKDGLPKMVTSTVGKASGHAASNPESMLQDIITQLETQNKALEELSAQLQSTKDSEEGLRVKVDSHWSQISKQINRLKILKENLSSNPSTQLATSDPERPEAFDLFSPIPVVEQTDKRSKVSQNANTQPRVLSLDSGNFSVMSKQEMPNLVTVSGDALKPVVIRASDTISTVSMRDISSWYNETEHPERLPLPNKVDCTSHSISATEQKFAADIRSVETSNDKMKELNADLDTVLDRLQQILTNNFAMDESSFDNNQLRETANEMEGLLGTLIRGVEQRATLNATKGLV, encoded by the exons atggatttaaataaatttaggaAGATAGAAAATGAAGCTGGATACCCTTGTTATATAGA CGAAATCACTGGAAGGCAACAAAATGATCATCCCCAATTCACCACAATCATGGAATCGCTCGAGGAGTACAATGGCATCAAGTACAGTGCATATCGAATTGCATTCAAAGTTTTTGCCTTAcagaaaaaactcagag TACCAGCTCTTCGCATCAGCTCTGGAGTTTTCTCACGACACCAGCTGAGCCTCTCTGAGTGCAGTCTATCATTGGATACAGCTGAACTTGAAGCAGTGTTAGGGGATGTCTACTTTGCGGCTGAAAAGGAAGGCCTGTTCACAGGAGACGTTGACTTGGCAGTGGACTTGTTGATCAATCTGCTGCTCAATGTGTTTGACAA AGACAGGAAAGAACCAATCAGAGTGTTAGCAACGAAAACTCTGCTCATAGTGCTCAGCGAGGAATCAGTTGCTGACAAGTGGGCTGCTTTGGCCAACTGCTGCGCAGACCACAACGGCTGCGTGTCTCCTAGACGGCTGGCCGCCCTGCTTGCTCACTTGACGGCTTTACCGCAGTTCCTGGGGGATCAGTGCGATCAGATCCAGAATGATGTTGACAGCTGTTTTGCTAAG AGCGCGGGCATGCTGGGCGTGGACGCGCGCGCGGTGGCGGAGTGGGGCGGGGGCGCGTCTTGCGCGAGCGCGCGTTGGCTGGCGGCCGCGCAGCGCGTGCGCGCCAGCCGCAACGCAGCCACGCCCTCCGCCGCCTGCGCCGCTTGCCGGCAGCCGCTCATACAG GTTCTGAAATTCAAGTGCTCAAAATGTAGTGATACATACTTCTGCGAGAACTGCTATTTATATGACAAAGATCTCACCACGGTCAGTGGACACAAGAGTACTCATTTAGTTCAAGAAATAGTTGACGGAGAG GCAAAACCTCCAGAGTGTTTAAGCTTCATCAAAACCATGAGAAGATTCTTTTTCTGTAcgaaaactaaaaagaaaaagacgTCCAAACAGAAAAACTTTTCAAAAAGAATGGTTAAGGATGCAGAAGCTCCAAGTAAAAGGAAAGACGGCTTACCAAAGATGGTCACATCAACCGTTGGGAAGGCTTCTGGACATGCTGCCAGTAATCCAGAGTCCATGCTGCAGGATATTATAACGCAGTTGGAAACGCAGAATAA AGCTCTTGAGGAACTCTCAGCACAGTTGCAGAGTACAAAAGACTCGGAGGAAGGGTTGAGGGTGAAGGTGGACTCACATTGGAGTCAGATATCCAAACAAATCAATAGGCTCAAAATACTGAAG GAGAATCTCTCATCCAATCCTAGTACTCAGCTCGCCACAAGCGATCCAGAACGACCAGAAGCCTTCGACCTCTTCAGCCCTATACCGGTAGTGGAACAAACCGACAAGCGTTCCAAAGTGTCCCAAAACGCCAACACACAGCCCCGAGTACTCAGCCTGGACTCTGGAAACTTCTCCGTGATGTCCAAACAGGAAATGCCTAATCTGGTGACCGTTTCTGGAGATGCGCTTAAGCCAGTTGTGATACGTGCCTCGGACACTATATCTACTGTGTCTATGAGGGATATTAGCAGCTGGTACAATG AAACAGAACATCCCGAAAGACTTCCTTTACCCAACAAAGTGGACTGCACATCGCACTCAATATCTGCTACTGAGCAGAAGTTTGCAGCGGACATACGCTCCGTGGAAACCAGCAATGACAAAATGAAGGAGCTCAATGCTGACTTGGATACCGTGCTGGACCGGTTACAGCAGATATTGACTAATAACTTTGCTATGGATG AGTCATCGTTTGACAACAACCAGCTGCGTGAGACAGCGAATGAGATGGAGGGTTTGCTTGGCACGCTTATTAGAGGCGTCGAACAGCGCGCTACCCTCAACGCTACGAAGGGATTAGTCTAG
- the Sps1 gene encoding inactive selenide, water dikinase: MSYQSSVNQDTLAAAQLEMAGNPNALALRRPFDPVAHDLEASFRLTRFADLKGRSCKVPQDVLGKLVESLQQDYSQQEQDQFMHVAIPRIGIGLDCSVTPLRHGGLCLVQTTDFFYPLVDDPYMMGKIACANVLSDLYAMGVTECDNMLMLLGVSTKMTEKERDVVIPLIMRGFKDSALEAGTSVTGGQTVINPWCTIGGAATTICQPNEYIVPDNAVMGDVLVLTKPLGTQVAVNAHQWLDQPERWNRIKLVVSEEDVRKAYHRAMDSMSRLNRIAARLMHKYNAHGSTDVTGFGLLGHAQNLASHQKNEVSFVIHNLPVIAKMAAVAKACGNMFQLLQGHAPETSGGLLICLPREQAAAYCKDIEKQEGYQAWIIGIVEKGNRTARIIDKPRVIEVPAKD, translated from the coding sequence ATGTCTTACCAATCTAGTGTTAATCAAGATACCTTAGCTGCGGCACAATTAGAAATGGCCGGTAACCCCAATGCTTTGGCTCTGCGTCGGCCATTCGACCCGGTGGCGCACGACTTAGAAGCAAGTTTTCGACTGACTCGCTTCGCGGATCTAAAAGGAAGAAGCTGCAAGGTGCCTCAGGATGTTTTGGGAAAGCTCGTGGAGTCGCTGCAGCAAGACTATTCGCAGCAGGAGCAGGATCAGTTTATGCATGTCGCTATCCCGCGCATCGGCATCGGCTTGGATTGCTCGGTGACGCCGCTGAGGCACGGGGGGCTTTGTTTGGTTCAAACTACTGACTTCTTCTACCCTCTCGTCGATGATCCTTACATGATGGGAAAAATTGCGTGTGCCAACGTACTCAGCGACTTGTACGCGATGGGTGTGACGGAATGTGACAATATGCTAATGCTACTCGGCGTCTCTACTAAAATGACTGAAAAGGAACGCGATGTGGTAATTCCGCTTATAATGCGGGGTTTCAAGGACTCTGCACTGGAAGCTGGGACCTCTGTGACTGGAGGCCAAACTGTCATCAACCCCTGGTGTACTATTGGAGGGGCAGCCACCACTATTTGCCAACCTAATGAATACATTGTACCGGATAACGCCGTCATGGGTGATGTGTTGGTTCTGACAAAGCCTCTCGGCACTCAAGTTGCTGTTAATGCTCATCAGTGGCTGGACCAACCTGAGCGTTGGAACAGAATAAAGCTGGTTGTATCAGAGGAGGATGTCCGTAAAGCTTACCATCGGGCAATGGACTCCATGAGCCGACTTAACCGTATTGCGGCTAGGTTGATGCACAAGTACAATGCCCATGGCTCTACTGATGTCACTGGCTTTGGGCTCTTAGGCCATGCACAGAACTTGGCTTCTCATCAGAAGAATGAAGTATCATTTGTCATTCACAATTTGCCAGTGATTGCAAAGATGGCAGCTGTTGCTAAAGCATGTGGAAACATGTTCCAGTTGCTGCAAGGACATGCACCGGAAACTTCTGGTGGGTTGCTGATTTGCCTGCCCCGTGAGCAAGCAGCTGCTTACTGTAAAGATATTGAGAAGCAGGAGGGCTACCAGGCCTGGATTATTGGCATTGTTGAGAAGGGTAATCGCACTGCCCGTATCATCGACAAACCACGAGTCATCGAAGTACCCGCTAAGGATTAA
- the LOC141434585 gene encoding DET1- and DDB1-associated protein 1, which translates to MSVIEFLKDLPSYDEHNFTLYNTDHGIRYCSKRPSIYLPTKDIPSEQIIVTEKTNILLRYLHQQWEKKNNNSPKKRDQSHLDQNGDDPRPRKRPCLNSPLN; encoded by the exons ATG TCGGTGATCGAGTTCCTGAAGGATCTGCCGTCTTATGACGAACACAACTTCACTTTATACAACACAGATCATGGCATCAGATACTGTTCGAAAAGACCTTCAATATATCTGCCTACGAAGGACATACCTTCTGAACAGA TTATTGTGACAGAAAAAACCAATATCCTGTTAAGATACCTGCACCAGCAATGGGAAAAAAAG AACAACAATTCTCCAAAAAAGCGAGACCAGAGTCACCTCGACCAAAATGGAGACGATCCCCGACCACGCAAGAGGCCTTGTTTGAACTCCCCGCTAAACTGA